CTCAACTGTGCTTTGAGCCATTATGCCTTGCTTTTTTGAACTCTAAGAAAACATACCTGAACCAAAGTTGAAACAATAActtgttgtattttttatatcatcaaTTGAAACCATCCCAATCACTGTCAAAATAACCATGATTGTGTATTAAGTGATTAGTTGAAGATATGACATTCTATTTATTAGGAaacattaaaagtaaaatttagataatattttttaaaacttaaaaacatattttagtcgAATAAAAAAGACTCAAATGTTTTCAGGTCTGCAACATTTTGACTCTATTAGCGGCTACTTTTACTTTATAATGATTCCCATTCCCAAAATATTAGGACCCCGAATGGTTTTAAATCGAATCCGTCCATTTTgtattataaaacattaatcTTATTAATTGATACAAAAAGAATGGCTCTGATCCAAGGATCATCATCAATAGTTTTTTTAGTTCCAGTAGCCACCCCCTTTCGACGCTTTTCATGACGTTGGagttcaaacatttttttataggtGTTAGCATCTTATTCCTCTGGTgtagattataaaaaaaacatattttatacttactaaaaaaattaattaatttcattgtatcatatctaattaaaaataaatattttttctaagttatctattgttgaaatttgatatcaaatatataaaaaaaggttttgaatcttaccaaataaaaaatattttaaagatagtttcattaaataaaactcagataattaaaaaaaaattatatttaagaaaaaaaataaaaaaacttttgttgCTTCCCAGTGGACTCATCCGAGATTAGATAAGTTTTCCAATTCTTGTAAAACAAGTACTAcaagataaaataaatcaaattcttctcatgaataaaaaaaacaaatttctttCGTAAATTAAAACTAATGCACCTCAAGTtttcttattataaataatcattgaGAAATTTTTCCAGAAAGGACAGCCTAAGTCCATTTTTGTGCATTGGATTTgcttttcacatcattcattgAAAAACGCAGAAAAGAAAACGTTTATTGAGAGGGAGATGTGTTATTTATATTCGCCATGGCTGAAAGTTCCAGCAAAGTACATTGAGAAATCCAGCTGCATACATGGCAGTCAGTCTTTTCTACAAGAAAGATATCTAACTTAGGGAAGAAGATAATATGACTtgcatttatataataatatagtaaATGCACCGATGAGTAGTGAGTTGTTTGTATACCTCACTTCCGTTAGTAATCCGCAGCCTTTACCACTAACAATTCACATTTCCTAGGGGTAGTCAACACAATACCAAAATGTTGCTACTAGCACTAGTTCCAtctaattaaaagaaaacacaGGGATATTCAGTCACCCATGGCCTTTCATTTCAAGCCATAATAATGCATTGGTAGTGCACCTGGATCAAGTTCCCAGAAGCCCTTAAGATTGCCATGCTCTTCTGTCAGTTTGAAAGCTGGGATTTGGTGGGAGAACTTAAGCAACTCTTCTCTGGGTATTCGTAGATTGACTGATGATCCTTCATTTGATTTGCCCCTGAAAACTGAAGTATACCCACTAACAAACTCCAGAACTAAAACATTTATGGACAGATCAGTTTCTTCAACAACTTCAACTATGTCATACTCGCAATTTTCCATCTCAaaacatttcattttatttgtccATTTTCTATATAATGCCCAAACTTCACCTTTCCTCGGAAAGATGGCATAATTCTTATTCTTACCAACAGCATCAGCATGCACTTGATGTGAAACACAAGAGGTAGTACTATAAACACTGAGAAGATCATCTGTTTTATTAACTTCAAATCTGCCACAGGAAATAAGAATATCTTTGTCATCCCAATTAATGGTATTCTCTGGTAGCCAGCAGCTAGTAAGCCAGTAAACATGCAATTCAAGATCCGGGCTTGTCGCAATCTTTTTAATCTGACCATAATATTTTGGCAATCCATCCTCATCACTGTAAAATGCCCAAATCTGACCAATCTGAAACTTTTCAAGGGCCCTCCCAGCATCAAAATCGAAGAATTGAGTATCTGGAACTTCGATGGTTTCTGAGCTTAATACTGGAGGGGCACAACAATTATCACTGTCATCAACAGAATCCTTGTTCTCTCTTGCCAAATTGCTTCTTTCCAAATTAACCTTGGGAATAGATGCATCTCCCTCAGATGTCATAAGGAGTTCTGATCTATCTGAAGGACTTGTATTCACAAGGCCAGATGAACTATGACCAACCTTCACATCTGAAGTTTCAGGAACAGCAATCTCTTCAAGATTCACTGACAGAGCTCCAGGATCAAGTTCATAAGATCCTGCTGGTACACCCACTCCTTCCTGACCAGTCATTTTGAAAGACGGAACCCTGTGAGAGAATCTAAATAATTCCTGTGGTGGAATTtgaaatgatttattttcttcattaatATTTCGAAGGAAGAGACTTACAAAACCTTTCAACTTAGCCATGTATGCAACATATACACCCTCACCTTCAACATAATCTGTCAAGATTTCAACAATCTCATATTCATACAGCTGATGAGATTTCACATCCATGTACCATTTAATATCCCAATTTTTAAAAAGGGCCCAAGTTTCTCCTTTTCTAGGATACACTTTAAAAGTATTACGGCTAATTTTTTCACACAAAACGGGATGAGAGAACATTAGATGATCTTCAGTGATGTCAATGTCACTAAGTTTATATTTCCCACAAGCAACAGGCATTTCCTCATTTACCCAGTTGATTTCATCCTTGCAATCTGGATGTGGTTCAAACCATATTATCTGCAGCCTGAATCCAGGAGACAGAACTTTTCTGATTAAAGCGTAGAATCTAGGCATGCCTTCTGATGTATCATAAATAGCCCATATCTGCCCAGCAGTAAAACATTCTTTATTCTTGCCCTTGTCAAAATCACTGAACTCTGCATCAGGATAGACATAAACATTTGGATGATTTTCTGCTTTGGAGGTTGAATCTGGGGAATGCTCTGAAGTTCCATCCATCTGTGTTGACCCTCCCACTGCATCTTTTCCCTTATCTGTCTTAGTTTCCTCATTTCTTTCAGAATACAAGTGTTGTTTCTGTTTTACTTCTTTAAGTTCAGGAGCTAAACCATTCTGATCATTTATTTTAGTTGTCTCACCATGACTTTCACCATCACCACGTGGTTTCAAGAAGCCATTATCACTGTTTTTCACATTCTCCTTGTAGGAAACTTGATGCTTTTGCCGTGTAGATCTGCGTGGAAGCCCTTCTCTTGAAGTTGAATGGTTTTCTACTCCAGAATTACCATCCTTGCCGGCAACTATATCTTCTTCAGAATCATTGGTTCTCATAGAATCAGAACCTTCACTGGATTCAGCCACctgcttcctcttcctctttccATATGGTTTTCCAGAGACATTACTAggtctttttttatcataaggCCCCATATTGGACTTCTCAGCCTGTGAATTGCCATGAGATCCAGCACCCATCTTGAAAGTACCATGATTCAAACCATCTTTCTGCTGGTCAGAAGCTTGCTGAGTTGAATTAGATGCTGGTGATGATGTACTTTGTACATTCACTTCATATGCAAAAAAGGGCCTTTTGCAATTTTGACAGCAAagagatttatttaaaatttctttgtaATATTGATACCTAACAGAACAAAATGGGCAGACCGTCCAAAAAGTAGGGCGGTCACCAttttgctgctgctgctgtgcTGGCTGCCTAGATTGCTGCTGTTGCTGCCGAGCATTTGAGCTTGTAGAGTGGGATCTTACATTGTTCCTCACTGTAGAATCAAAACGTGACATAGCAGGTTTGTTCATTGGAACTCTAAGCTTCATGTCAAAGAGAGAACGTTTTTCTCTGTCCAAAAGCACTCTTTGAGCTTCCCCAATCAACTTAAATGCAGCTTCTGCACCAGCAAAGTTGTTTTTGTCAGGATGAAGTTGGAGAGCAAACTTCCTATATTGCTTCTTAATTATTGCATCACCAGCTGTCTGTTCGACCTGAAGAATTTCATACCAATCCATCTCATTACCATACAATTTCTGCTCAGCAGAGCAGTGCACATCACAAACAACAAGCATTTGAGCTATATTTTCCAGATCAGGGTACAGCTGCTGAGCCTTTAGAGCAATTTTGCGAGCCCCAACAAAATCCCTGTTTTCCATCTTCTTTTCAGCAATGTCCTTGGCCCTTAAGGCCTCTTCTTTATTGCAGTCCATCAAAGATCCAGATGGGAAAATATTATAGTGGATGCTATGGCCAAGTGAAGCTACATTTAATCCAACATCCCACCAGTCCCCCAATCGGTATACAGAAGTCGATTTCAGATTCACCCTGCATATTTTTAATAACATGCAACAATTAGATCCTAAATCATTCACTTCAAGTCTTAAAAAGAATGTAGGAATCATTGATATCCCAAACACATCTAAACATAATAGAAACACAAGTATAGATGGTTTGGATCATTGAATCCATTATAACAGCAGCAGTGCAATCACAATAAAAACCTATCTCACAAATTGTACGTGACCACCCCTTGCTGTATGTGAATCTTTAGAATCTACATTGGCATCATCaccaaatgaaaacatgcaaaCGAACACATTCAAGTAAATGAGTAACACTAAAACTCCAAAACGTGAACATACTCAAATAACAGACAAAAACCCTAATTATTTCGAGAACAAATAattggaaaaacaaaattgaaaaagaaaaaaaaataaagcaaaaggtgtcaagtagaaaataatttttttaaaaaaactgaaagtTACGGTTACCAAAACATCAGTTTTGGGCTTCATGTCAGACAACGCACTAAACAAATTGAACATGCATTAACATTGTAAAAGAGACAAAAAtgtaaatgcaaaacaaaaataacgtAAAATTGGTCAAGCATTAACCGAAAAAGGATTGTGAAAGGTTAAGCGATGGAGTTGAACGGACTTTGGGAAGAAGGAAGGAAGGGAGGGAGAGGAAACTAAACGAACCGGCTATGACTTCTCGGTTCTgaaagtgagagagagagacagacaCCATCGTAAATCATCGTACTCATATTCATTTCTTATAATGGTTGGGTTGGGTCTTCAATTTGGACTTGTATTTTTCGAGTTCAAATTACTTTTCAATCCAACCCAACTCAAAAGTAggattgtatatttattttttttatctataacaaTCGAAAAAAAAGATACATTCACAATAATTCAgtgattatttgattttaatcttAATCACATTCATATGattgtattcaaattgttttttttttcattcttgtgAAAAAATGACTTTCTCATCAAATTGGTTTTTTCACTCATTAAATCATTTGATGTGATTGAGGGTTATATCAATTATTTCcttattaataaaatgatataaatattttatcccAAAAAAATGAATGACTAAGATATAATCACAAAATCATGTGATATTTTAAGTAGTCAAGtaatcattaaataatattttacggtttagatttatttttgttatgagCATTCTCTCACCTGATACACCccatcaattttattatttattaaaaagttatcgtcTCATAAAAAAATGGTATATGACAAcacttcattcatttttttctagtgagatgtaattttttttcatttttaattaataaaaatttataaacatattaatcaatgttattacaattagaaatattttcataatttaagcATTCAAGTCAACAACACAACTATATATTCTTATTCAAACTTATAGTTGATTCAAATTAAGAAATATCacaagaatttattttaatttcataacaCAATTCTATATTTAGTGATAAATTACATgagaaaattttgtttatatttgagtCAAAactattattaattgaaatatattgGAAATGATAAATTATGAGTGAGGttctttaaaaattgtgattttcaaaaaaaaaatatttacttaatacTAATGACAGGTGTACTTAAAATACTGTATTGAAGAATGTGGTGCTAGTACAGAATTAAGTCCTTTTCATTGGCAGCCACGAGGGAAAGCCAGGCCAGGTGGTAGTTTATCGTTTGAAAGAATTTCTAAATTAATCTCAGGTTTGGCGGCACCAAAGTAGACAATAAAAATTGCACATGAAGTTATCTTTCCCATATGCTTCACTAATCTATAAAAGGTACttcaatatcaaaattaataggCCATATAGTATGTCTCATTTCCAATTGAAGAAAGTATAGTATCTTAGATATGTCAGGCATGTAGGGATATGCTGCATTGTTTCCAGATATAAAAGAGGTAACCAGGCACTTTCTTCTTCACCCCTTGATCCACCAATCCCTTCCGGACCATCTCTGCTTCCCTCCACTTCCCACTTGCACAACAATACATAAGCAGCCTCCTTTTCAGGCTCCAAGTTCTTTAGCCCGGTTCCTAAATCTCCATGTGCATAACATGCTCCTAGTAGAACCTCGCATGAATTGCTCCTAGTTATGCTTGTCTTTGAATACTTCTCAGCTAAACTTGTTGCTTCTGCCACGTATCCACCGCGACCAAGCATATCCACCATGCATGCCACATGGTCCATTCCATGGGAAACTCCAAATTCCAAACTCATTGATTGAAAGAACGCAAAGCCCTCATTTATAAGCCCCAAGTGGTTGCAAGTCATTAACAGCCCTGTGAAGGTTACTTCATCAGGTTTCACACCAGACGCCACCATTTCCCAGTACAAGCATATAGCCTCATTAGCCCTCCCGTGCAGTCCAAATGCAAACAACATTGAATTCCAAGAAACCAGATCCTTCTCAAGAATGTCATGAAACAGCAACCAAAGCATGTAGGGTTGCTCCAAAACGAACATGGGATGCACCGGCGCAAGCGCATGCATTTAAGGCCGCAGAGAATGAGAAGTCGTCGGGTTTGGAAGGGGAGATTCTCATGCTACCAAAGAGACTAAGACTCTGTTGGTAAAGTCCCACGTGGGAATAGGCGGTTAGCATGGCTTTCCAAGCAACAGAGTCTTTGTGGGGTATTTCATCGAACAGTTTGCGAGCATCGGAGATTTGACCTGAACGTGCTAGCTCTACGATCTTGGACGTAGTACAGAACAAATAAGAGCGCATGCCATTCATTCATTCGAAGCAGCTATGCCACAATTGACTATTACTCACGCTACCTGCAAACACCAAAACGTCTTGTCGTTTATGAGACCAACCTAATAATATGTAGCGTAGCAGGTGGCAATTCCAACGTTTTACAAATAGCTAGCTGAAAGCCTGAAACGTAGGTGCCCGTGTTTTTATATTGGTCAAAAATGCCCTTGTTAAAAACAAGGCCATTTCTAGGCCCACCGAAATAGGTTGTTTTTCAACacattatacattaaaaattctaaaatctcAAGGGAGACCCATTCAATAAATGCTAGAGCGTAaaattgtagagaaattctaGAGACTTTTTTAAATACTcttaattgattgaaatttgttaaaaattttcAGATTCTGTGAATCACACTTATATCTcctaatttaaatatgaaaaccacaatttttatgatttcaataaatttcggtcaattaaatataaaatattaaaaaaaagtgtttaaaaATGTTGCTAGCATTCCTCATGATTCTACAATCATTCAATCATAAGGtttaataataactattttaaaattttcgtaATAACTAGTATAAAATTCGCACAAAAAGTGATTCcagttgataatataaaaaactactACATTAACATATAGTCAatgaaactattaaaaaatataatgagatataattgatttgatttagagTAATGCTACATTcattttaagacaatttttttggtCTTATTTGCTAAATCAAATCTAATAAAGAAAATTCTTAATTAACTATTCAACTAAAGAAGATTTtcaccttttaaatttcttaattgaatatctaaattttctttcttaCGTCTTTAGATTATGTTACATAGCGCAGAGAAAAGGGAGATAACAACCTTGGCCAcaatcttttcttatttttgtcaAACAATTTCCTCGCTCAAAGCCATGAACTAAGTCGTATCTTGATTAAATTCACTCAAGAAACCTTTGTTGTAATGCCTGTTCAGCAACCCAATAAAAGAGAACTCCACTATAATTTGTTTGATGATTAACATTGAAATATCCTATTCAAATATATGTAATGGGTTACCGTTTCAACAAATCGTCGGTAGCAAAAATAACCAATAATTAGACAGATGCTGTTGGACCCTGTAACCATATGCCAAGATCAAGTAATAGGATAAGCAGCAGGACTAAAAAGGAAAATTACAACATATATGTACAAAAATCCctacatataatataatatatacaagGTCAGATTTCATTATTACTTGATTTCATATTCTTGGCCTTTTCCATCCACTTTCTCTTCTCATCCAAGCTCTTTAAGGTGCCTTTCCATTTACAACCTGACTCTTGAAAAATGTTTCTTCAATCCTTAACTTCATATTCTTTTGATTCCTGATGTATTTCTGAGCAGGCACTGAAAATCTTCTAAGAACAGCCCTCTGCTGCAGAAGGAGGGGACTTTTCAATGTCTTTCAATGcattttcttgtttttcctGGTTACTAACACCAGCTTCAGATTTATTGGTGCTAAGTTTTGCTACGGCGTTGCCAACTAAACCCGTCTCGGACAAGTTCTCCTCATGTTCCATATCTTCCAATGCATTTTCTTGCACTACTTGATTTTCCTGGTCAGAAACACCAGCTTCAGATACTTTAGTGTCAAGTTCTGCTACAGGGTTGCCAACTAAATCCTTCTCAGACAAGCTGTCCACATGTTCACTCCCTTCTGCTGAAGAGCACAAAGATGAAGCCCCATCATTAGTTGCCGTTTCTGGCACAGCCAAACAATCTGGAGTAACATCAATTCCACCTCCCGTAACAGCTTCAGATTCTTCTGATACCTGCCTTTTTGCTTGGCTGCCAATTATACCTTTCTTAGACAAGTCTTCCCCCTTCTCAGCTGATACTGAGGGCTTTGGGACTTCAGATACATTTTCCATCTCAGCAGCACAGCTTTTACTATCTGTCCCATCCTCAATGTCAGCTAGTCCTCTTGATCCATCCTGGGCTTCCAATATTCCTTGTGGACCCTCATCAGGCAATGTCTccacctctctttttccctctGATGCTGTGACATCTTCCACAGATAGCCCACCAATCTGGGATGCACAGATGGAATCACACGCCAGAAGTAATGGAAACAATAGATCACAGATATTGTTTTAATGCAAACAAACCCATGAAAGCTGTATGTGTAATATAAAATCATCTCCCAATTTGTCTAATGTGCTAATGCCTAATACTGATTCCATATATAGAGCATCAGAAGAGAAACAATGCAGTCGTGATTCTTGCAAAGTGGGATGTTGCAAATAAGTGTACAATCATAATAAACTCATCCAGAtagcttaaattttaatttgtttaacttTCAACTAGAAAAAACTTCTTACCCTTTCACAATATACTTTTAAATAGAATACAACAAAAATTGTTCGAATTGATTACCTTAAAAATGAAGCAAACCTATTGACTGTAAAACCAAGATAAAAGGTTTTCGCAGAGTCTAAAGGGGTAACCAACCTGTGTCTTGCCTTCATTACATGTCTCAGCTTcagaattaataattaattcctGCAGCAGTACTGGATTTGTAGAGGGACCCTGAAGAAATGCATTCATGAAGGAAGTTAAAGGGAGAATCATGGCAGTAGACATAATATAGGTGCTGTAAAATGACTAACCTCAGTGGCATCTTTACAGCTCCCCTCTTCAGTctgacaatctttcgattcctTGAGTACTTGCATACTGCATTGTGGACCATTGTCAGATGACACCACAATATTATCATCCTCAGTCATCAAGGAAGATGATGGCACAATAATGCTACTTGATGAAAGCTGTGTATTAACCCCAGCTACATCAGATGCATTCATTTCATTACCGATCTCAGCTTCTGAAGGATTTGGTTCCTGTAAAGTTAATGGTTTTGTAATGGGTTACAGAAGAAATGAATACAAGAGTAAAATTGAAAGGATAGTGACTACCAATAAACTAATAGGTGCCAAATGCCATACCTCATTAGCATTTTCACAATTCTCTCCGGTCAAACAATATTTTGGTTCTGCAGCAGCCAGTGGGCTATCATATGATGCAGCAGCTTTATCTTGCTCCATCACTAAGGAAGAAGGAAAATCTGCGATTTTGGACTTCAGTCCTGGATCAACCCTGACAACATCAGATGTTTTCATCTCATCAACCTTCCCAGATTCAGAACATTTTGATTTCTGTTGTGGTAATGGATTTGCAACAGAATCCTGCGTAAAAGAAGTCAGTTCAATATTGGAGAAAAAATACAGAGCAAGATGTGCTAAATATGTACAAATAACTTACCTCGATGCCATCTCTACTATTCTCAATCAAAGGATCTCTTGGTTCACTAGAAGCAAGGGAACTGCAAAGAGGGCCCTTGTCAGACAACATATCAACCTTATCTCCCTCCATCTGCAAGCAAGAAGGTACATCCATGCATTTAGAAGTAATCCTTTCTAAATCATTCTCAGAGACATGAGAAGCATCCATTTGATCAccaattttaatttctgaatTATCTTCTTTCACAAATGACACTTGACCCTCCACAGAGTGGCTAACAATCGTTGAGGAATCTGATGACATTTTATTGATTTCCAGCACAGGGTTTTCTGGCAAAAGACCAGATCCTTCCATGTCATTTTCAGATACAGACCTCACAACTAATTTACTGTCAGAAGATACCCCaatctttttttcctctttcacTTGGGACGATGAAGACTCGACAGCATCTGGGACAGTTATTAATTGATGAACATTCAGAGACATCGAAAGGCCTTCAGAACCATCAATATCAGATGTAGAACTGATCCCTTCTTCCTTCCTAACGGAAGGAGATGAAACTAAATCCAAGCTCTTCAACATATTATCTTTAGATTCAGTCTGAAAATCACCAACCGGAGATATATATTTATCACCTAGTTCAAGTTCAGAATCCTTCAATTCATGTGATGGAGATGAACTGATAGATAGGGGCCTTGAGGATGAGACTTCTATGTTTTCTTCCTTCGCCATCAGATGGGAGGGCAAATTCACATTTGCTTGAAAAATTTCATGTTTTAC
This region of Glycine soja cultivar W05 chromosome 17, ASM419377v2, whole genome shotgun sequence genomic DNA includes:
- the LOC114392205 gene encoding uncharacterized protein LOC114392205, which encodes MDCNKEEALRAKDIAEKKMENRDFVGARKIALKAQQLYPDLENIAQMLVVCDVHCSAEQKLYGNEMDWYEILQVEQTAGDAIIKKQYRKFALQLHPDKNNFAGAEAAFKLIGEAQRVLLDREKRSLFDMKLRVPMNKPAMSRFDSTVRNNVRSHSTSSNARQQQQQSRQPAQQQQQNGDRPTFWTVCPFCSVRYQYYKEILNKSLCCQNCKRPFFAYEVNVQSTSSPASNSTQQASDQQKDGLNHGTFKMGAGSHGNSQAEKSNMGPYDKKRPSNVSGKPYGKRKRKQVAESSEGSDSMRTNDSEEDIVAGKDGNSGVENHSTSREGLPRRSTRQKHQVSYKENVKNSDNGFLKPRGDGESHGETTKINDQNGLAPELKEVKQKQHLYSERNEETKTDKGKDAVGGSTQMDGTSEHSPDSTSKAENHPNVYVYPDAEFSDFDKGKNKECFTAGQIWAIYDTSEGMPRFYALIRKVLSPGFRLQIIWFEPHPDCKDEINWVNEEMPVACGKYKLSDIDITEDHLMFSHPVLCEKISRNTFKVYPRKGETWALFKNWDIKWYMDVKSHQLYEYEIVEILTDYVEGEGVYVAYMAKLKGFVSLFLRNINEENKSFQIPPQELFRFSHRVPSFKMTGQEGVGVPAGSYELDPGALSVNLEEIAVPETSDVKVGHSSSGLVNTSPSDRSELLMTSEGDASIPKVNLERSNLARENKDSVDDSDNCCAPPVLSSETIEVPDTQFFDFDAGRALEKFQIGQIWAFYSDEDGLPKYYGQIKKIATSPDLELHVYWLTSCWLPENTINWDDKDILISCGRFEVNKTDDLLSVYSTTSCVSHQVHADAVGKNKNYAIFPRKGEVWALYRKWTNKMKCFEMENCEYDIVEVVEETDLSINVLVLEFVSGYTSVFRGKSNEGSSVNLRIPREELLKFSHQIPAFKLTEEHGNLKGFWELDPGALPMHYYGLK